Sequence from the Ziziphus jujuba cultivar Dongzao chromosome 9, ASM3175591v1 genome:
ATATCTGTTGTATCTCTACCACCCTTTTCCATCTGTGtagatttttctcttttcttcctcCTTTTTATATGTCTTAAACTCTGTCCATTATTTATTACAATGGATAAGATTTTCCatgttatgttattatttctATTGTTCGTGAAATGAAAACGCTGAAACCATTTTGTAAATCTGTAAAAGAGTGTAATGTTTGGTTCATTATCTGTCACTACAAAATGCTAAAAAATGTGAATGTTGGGACTTCCTTCGAATTTGCAAAACTTTTGcataaatgtaatatatataaaagaggcAAAAGTGCAattttcgttttctttgtttttctttgtagCATTACCATATTAAGTATTTTACATacgtccaaaaaataaaaatactataagAACAATAACTCCGAGACAGCAAGGATTTTTATTCGAGTCCATCAGATAATTGCAGGAGCACAACATTCTCATATTTGGTCGGATTCAAAACTCAAAAGCCACAGAGCCATATGATAACACATTTCCCCATTATTTACATTCAAAATCTCTGCAAACAGTGGGGTCAAAACTCACATAGACCTTATCCCTTCTGACCGTTTCCTTAACTTTAAGATAAGGTTTTATGAATCCTGTGACCCATTTCTTTGCTAGTTCCCATTGCAGCAAAGGTACATGGTTTCGCACGTGGGTTCAGACCCCACAAAAAAGAATCTGAGAAGTCAGGAGGGTTCCAATGAAAACGATCCATGACTAACACGTGTGGTGCTCCAAAACCACTAATGTAGAAAAGGGGTTCGCCCAGTTTTGGCCCAGATGTCAAGTCTTGgtgtcaccaaaaaaaaaaaaaaaaaataaaaaataaaaaataaaaaatgagggCCTTTGTAaggttgttgttattgttgaaaGCGAGGTTTCTTGGCCTATGTTTTGCCTCCAAAGGAGTTgaatttgttttcctttccttttcctttccatttttttgttttccttccaTCCTTTGTTTAACTAATGGCTAATAAAAATCGTTATGAAAaacattgaattaattttttttttcttcttttctaaatttgcaTGCGACTTTGAACTGGATTTGTCACGGCCGGCAATGATAAGTGGGCAACATGTCGGGCTGACTGAGACTATCCCAGCTCCAATTTAGATCGACATGGTACACGTGAAATCGGACCCTTTGTTAGGTTTTGGCTATCCCACTCATCCTTTGTCTTTTATTAGCCTTTGTGGGTTCTACTCATAGTTAAGCATGTTGgggatatttattattatttttactattgcCCCTagtcaataaaagaaaaataaaaaataataagaagaagaacagTAAATCGATAAAATGTAATAATGGGTCTTATTGATTTTTCAATGTTAAAAAATGAGCAATAATAATCGAATGAGCTGTCTAGTATATGATTTGTCTAGTATATATTTAGATTGTTTAATTATTGattgttattatcatcattaagAGCTTAGGCAGTTGGTTTGGCACAAGGGTTTCAGTTGTTCAACTTATTTATGGTTGGACTTGGTTTGGAGGCTGTGTTATTGTACTTATAAATAGTCTATTAATGGAATACCTAACAGTTGATCATCCACGAagttctttttatcaattttgcCCTTAATATGGGTGATTTCATGATAATTGAAATCGTATATATTCATCTACATATAAGCTAATTaactattatcatattattgttGCGGTAGCTGTCTGGCTTATAACTTATATATTTACTTGGCTTGAACTACTTGTAGctttgtggatttatttatgtATGTTAATTATTAGATGTTTTATTGTAATTAGTTTTTAGATGATAATTGAAAGGTTATATACAACGATTTATGATAAAAGTTAAAACCATTTTGagataaaaccaaataattatgaacaaaaagaggaaaagacTAGCATGAGAATATTAGCAGATACAAATATATTCCATGATTGGGAgttaattaaacttaaaaatctAACATAAAAATCTGTCTGAGTGAAGAAGTTCCTCTGTTTTAAGGTAGGTCAGCATTCCATCAGGTTCACAGTAGTTCCTATGCCTATTTGCTTAGCTGCTCAGATTTCTCTGTTATTCAACAAGGTGCCTACAATACAATCAAGCATGAAGTAGAAGAGTACAAGGCCAAacactcttttattttattttatttttataactttttcacAACAGAAATTGAGTATTTTTGTTCATGTATCTTTCCCAAATCAGCATCAAAAGCAGTAATATACAGATCAAGAATACATATAATTTGGTTGTCTTTAACTTTTCGGTGAGCAAGTAAATTAGAAAGAGAAGATAAAGCTGCATGTATATATGTGAGACAGGATGATGTTCAATGGGGCAGAGTTGATGAAAAGTCTTTATCAAGAAATGTTTGGCAAGGAGACAAGCTAATAGGTCTGCTTTGTCATATAACTTGGACAGTGGGGTCTCTCACCTTCGACCCAAACCTGCAGGGGCCAACCTTCGTGAACCACCACATACTGTTTTTTCGCATATCTTCAAAAACTCTTTTACCTCTCTATTTAAAGCCTTAGACTATTCATTCCCACCTTCAAATCACCAGCAAATCTTCAGCAACTAAAACCCAAAGTCAAAAATTCTTATTCCTCACCTGAGAGAGGTTTTTGTATACAAATATTCTTCCATTTCTGCACACAGACATGGCAGCTGCCAATGCATTCTCTACAAGAAATACTTCGAAGCTTCGTTCATGGCCGCGGTGCTCAAAGCACGTAAGAGAGCAACGAGCACGGCTTTATATCATATGGAGATGTACTGTCCTACTCCTTTGCTGGCATGAATGAggccaagatatatatatatatatatatatatatatataaatggttcTCTGGTGGAGCTTTTGGTGATGGACATCGTGGATTTCTTTCTGGGGGATGAAGTTGAAGTTTAAAGCTCTTCTAACCAAGCAATACTGGGTATCCTTGGGACTTGTGTTTTAGGGATTGAAGTGGCATAATAGTGACTCTAGTTTGGTTTTAGATGATagagtaccaaaaaaaaaaaaaaaaaaggactcaaGAATATGTACACTTTACCATATTAAGAAATCTGATGATATTACACTTCTGTCTTTCTCTTTGAGTTCTCTAATTAACAGTCTCTGTTTGTCCTTTGTTCTCAAAAATCAGTATGTATATTTCAGCTCCAACTTGGGATTTGGGAAATTTTCGTACGCAATTTTCCCTCCGTGAGTGGCTAAACAGGGTAACCAACCAATAACCCActtttttttccaactttgtTGATTCTGAGTTGGATGTTTCTGATCTtccctcttcttcttcaatgGATCAGATTTCTTGAGGTTCAAGGGTCTTCAAGCTTGTTGCTAAGCTCAAAATCtgacaaccttttttttttaatttttttttattttcatcatcatcattattattattattgcatgagattccaaaatataatttgagcAGCCTATCAGGAACTTTTAATCGCACCATTTATCTTGCTCTTAAGCATTTTATCGATTTGACTGACTCAGGTTATCACTGGGTTTCTAGGGACCAATAGCCCCATCTGGGTCAACCAGCTTGGTCAAGATTGCctcgatttatatatatatatatatatatatatatatatagatatacgaTTTAGAAAAGGCCCGGCTTTATCCATTTTTAAGCAATCATTGGTTTATTTAATCAAGCGGTTCTCAGGTTTCAAAAAAGTAAAGAACCACTCGCCAAGAGTTATTTTCAAACAGCCTAATTTGCTTCATCGTATCTCTATttctttaaaatgaattttattttaccctcTTGAGCATTTTTATATTATCGGCTGATTACAGTAACAAAGCAGTTAAACACATTTCATTTATTGTTCAAATACAGTCGTGTACAGTAGATCAACTATCACAGCATGAATATATCAAAGCTCCACTTTGTTTCGAAAAGATATAAACATAGACAGACTAGTAATATTTTCAGGACTGTCAATATCAGATATCCTATTTGCTAAAAAATCGTAAGGCAGCAGTAAAAAAATGTTCAAAGTTCTAATATATCTTCAAGATCCATGTAGGCTCAGCCGTCCAATTCAACATCCTTGTCAAAGATATCCCATTCGTCTTCTAAAAGTTCTCTGTCATTTGAAATCACTTTGTCCTCTCCCAACTGGCTTCTTGGTGATGGGTCATTGATCAAGGAATCCAGGTTTACCTTATCCAGGTTCTTGGATGACTGTTCGTGATCGAGAACTAAGCCAGGAGCTGTGAATTTGAGGGATGAGCCTGAGGAAGCTAAGATGCAACTTGTCTGGCTAGAGGATAGCGACTGGCTTAAAGGAACACGTTCATCAAATTTCTCTTTCAGCAAACTCACATCCAGACATATTACAGAGATTTCTCCTCTGCATAacaacagataaaaaaaaaatacatattatagTCTCTCTccacaaaattatcaaaatgcaTACAATAGATACGTCAAAATGTTGAAGAAATTGAGAAGAGCTCAAAAGATAACAGCAAAATTGAGAAgtattattgtgcacaattcaAAATTGCAACAAtaacagatatcaatttcaagaAAAAGTTACCAAGTTAATAAAAAGTGTCAATCCTCTGAAAACATAAGTGAGACAGAAACCCATATCCAACCAATATACAAGTAATTAATTACACAAGCAAGCAAGGTAACTTACTGCAGCATGTCCACAATGCGACCACGCTTCATCAAAAATTCACGCAACTGCAGCGAAACAAATAAGGAAAATAAGTCCAACTATTATCAATGTTTAACTCTTACCCGCCACCTATGAAATCAATGTTTTGCTTGGATGGATCAATAGAGTTAAGAGTTGCTACCTTGGCATTCTCCTCTGCCTCTTGTTGTAACAACTTTGACTCCTGAACCACTTTCTTCATGATGGCTTCTTGTTCAGCAAGTGCATTCTTTGCAGATTCTTCCTTCTCTAGCTTTTCCAGTTCAGCTGCTTTCCTCACTTCTTCTGCTGCAGCTAGCCGTGCTTCAAGGGTGTGGTGTATCTGCATATATGAACAATGATGAACTAAGTAACGAGATTGCATCATTCAATACTGATATTTATACAATATGTTGCATGTGAAGAatcatttttggttttttattgtcTGCaatcattttaagttttttttgcCTACAAAATTTAAGTGCTATTGGACAACATTACAAATTCAAAGGGGAAAAGGGAAAAGGTTATAATGATTGAAAGTGCACCCTACTGTGTTCACAAGAAAACCTTTATATGGTTAATGATACTCcacaaaaacaaacacataTCAGTAGCAAATACATGTTAGTTAAAGAACCTCATCAAGAGTTGCCAGTGATTTGTCCCTTTCATCTGACAAGCCTAGAAGACGAGATTGAAGCTCCTTTAGTTCAGTAGCTAAAATGGCCCTTTCTCCGTACACTTCTCCTGCATGCTGCAAAACCAGAGATGTATTGCTTAGTTGAAATTTGCATAACTTTTTAAAAGAGCTTAATTTAGAGCTTCGTTACTGCAAACATGCCAGACCATGTCATTTGCTTCCTTTGCCTGAGCCAACATTTGTTTCAATTCCTCCACTTTTACAAGAATATCCAACCCTCCCTTAGCAGCTTCCTCTTTTGCCTGTTCTGCAGCTTTCTCCTGCAATTCCACTTCTCTCATCATGTTGATAACTGATTCCATGGCAGTAAACAAGGATCTCTGTtccattttataaataattaaaacttttaaatcCACAAAAAGAGGGGGGAAAATACTATAAACTGCATATATTAATGAACTAAATGCAAGAAATAGTATGTCAAACAAGCTCATTCAATGTTAAATGTTCTCTCTGCGTGAGCATATAACAGAGACAGTTAATATGGGCACAGTGAAACCCTGAATCAGGCCCAGAATAACCCAAAGCCCCAAATCTTGACCATATAGAAACAAGCTTATTAGTTGTCAACAGAACCAAATTGTATGACAGGGCTATCTCCCTGCACCCTTTCCAGTCCTTAACACATACATGTTCCTGatctttctttaatttataaacTGCATAAAAGAACCCTACTAACTAGAAAAACCTTCTTCTTATCTTGAACCCCATGAAAGATTTAGAAGTCTGACAGAAAAGGACCTCGGTGCTACAAAAGTTGGAAGtctaaaaattttagaatacaCAAGTAGCAGGGAATTTTTATTAGTTGAAgtcttttctatttaaattctatgtgaaCTAGCTTATAATGCAGCTGTTGAAAATAGAGAGATATATAAACCAACATACCTTGTTGCTTTTAGCATCTTCAATAATTTCTTCAAGAATATCGGTTCTGCATAAATGACCAGATCGGGTAACTATGGAATTCCTGCTCAATTCATCTTCGATATCTTCCATCTCAGTTACAATATAGTCTGTTTTAGAAGTATGATCAGAAGAATTGCTTGCTTGTGATTTCTCACAATCAGCAACTGGAAGGAGTGAACAAAATTCTGACTGTACATCACATTCTCGAACACCTTGTGTCTGTTCTTGAACAAAAGGAGCAACAAGCTGAGCCACAGAACTTTCAACATCCAACAAAGAGCTATCACATTCTGGAGCACTTCCAATTAATTGGTTATTATCATCACTTGAATGTTTTTCCTCACTGGGGGCACTTCCACTTAAGTGGTTATTAACATCACTTGTGTGTTCTTCCTCACTGGCAGTACTTCCACTCAATTGGCTATTACTATCACCTGGAACAGAAACATATGGAAATTGAGGTTCATTTTCTGCTTCATCGTGCAGTTGAGGATCAGCGCAAAAGGAATTATTTGTATCATTGGCCTTGTCAGAAGTTACACCAGAAGTGCATCCCTGTTCGGAATAAGGACTTGGATGTGTTTCCTCAACTGCAACCCGAACATGAGAAGGTGGATAGTtagcaaaattaataaaaggaaaaatgaataataataataataataataatgatgatatacACTATCAATGGATACAGACTTAAATTTGACAGACCACTACCATTCTGATAACCAGGAGAATTAGTAGGAGTAACAGAATCCCTTTTCAAGTAAGGGAGAACATCAGTGATGACATCATTCACCGCTGCATCAGCATCCTTAGAATGTTCAATAGCTACAGCCTTCAGTATGCGAGCATCAATCTGtgtaaaaatatcaaaagagaaaaagaaaatcttttaccaaaactaaacaaaacaataataacccaaaaaaaaaaaaaaaaaagggggtaaaAACTAAAGGCACTTAACTAAAAatacaaatgaaaaataaatatgatgcTATCGCTACCATGAATTTAACTAGAAGAGCGTTATCCAAAATTAAATGCATGTCTAGTGTTCCATGATTCGCATAGATACCTATTTCTCAGCCTACTTTAAGTTTCAAGTGCAAATGACAAACCAAGAAAAAACAGACGAGCACATAAGGTAAAGCAAGAAAATATTTTCtgaaaagtaaataaaacaaacaaaaaaaaaaaaaaaaaaaggaaagaaagaaagaaagaaattcaatcttCTAAAATGCTTTTATGTTGAGACCATTGCATACCTGTGGAAAAACATCCTGCAAGCAGCGGTAAACCGATTTGAAACCCATACTCAAGGAGTTCGATCTGCATAAAGCCGAAGGAAAAATAACCATCAAACTAAAAGCTATTTCCAAACCCTAATAATCAAAATGTTTTCAAGAAAGaattttgttcaaaattctTCAACCGTAAATATTAATTCATGACCAATGCTAAGCCACGGGAAACAATATTCAAACAATTCAACCTCAACAAACAATATACAAGAAACTAAACAGAAAAATCCCACAAAAGTCCCGTTTGATCgccaatataacaaaataaaatgaaaagaacGGGGTTTTGAACGAAATTGTCGAATTCCTTTGAGACctcaatttataaaatgaacCTTTGCAAGAAGGTATAAAAAGAATCTCAAAACTTAGACAcgattcatttctttttctcagCATCCAACAGAGCGGTAAGTGACAGAACGCACTGACCTTTcagttttagagagagaaagagagcgagagagaggaaaaaggttGGGGAATCGGAGAAGTGGGAGGAGACGAAGGGTTTTGTAAGGTATTTGCAGTGCTCGAGTCTCTTGGTATAGCTAGTAGCAGTCGTCTAGAGCGAGGAAACCTACGGAGCTAAGAAATTGGGTACAAGAGCATCTCTGTTCTTTCTATTGGAGTTGATTTACTTATATAGTATTCATAATCTtttaaataaatgttttttagtggattatatttaaaatattctgttaatatataattttttattttaaaattatatttaactaaaataattaaaaatctatatcagagtaattttttttaaataaaaataaataaatattggttTAGATATAACAAACATCTAGAagtaaatagtattttttaaatttttaaatttttttattattatatcaatttgacaaatattatttatttatctgatattacaaaaaaaatttaaataaacataaaaccaTTAAAGATTCTCGTATTAATTCTGGTCGGTTATGCGAGGGTATTTTGGTCATAGTATGGTTTGACTGTGACGGCAAGAAATAGGGATTTGCATGGCTGATGGTTAGCGCCGTGACATTGGCCAAGTAGACCGTTGCGCGCGCCATTGTTATCATGCTCTCATGGTGCCAAATGACATGGTCGATCACTTGGAACCTTCCTTCCACTCTTTTTTCACCTTTCACCTTTCTATACCTTTTccctaattaaaaaacaaaccaacattttgtaatttttatatcattGCTCACCATTTATTCTCAGCCTCTCTTATTGTTTTTcctctattatttttttcattaaaaataataatttttcatcacagcttcaaaaataaaaattcataattgaGAAATCACCAATGGCAATGGCATCACGCCttataaaacataatattaaatgatatatatatatatatatatatatatatatatccattatAAACCTTTGATGTGAATAAACTTATTAAAATGGGGATTGAGAATAAAACAATGTGAAAAAGTCAGTAATATGAATGAATgctttgtataaatatataaatccacGTAATGTTCTTAAACATCGCATCTACAACTGTAAATCAAGGATTCAAGATGCGTTTGAGGGAAAGCAACTGAGTGCCGAAAAGACAAGGAGTGACATAGGGCATATAACTGCCTTTTCATTGTGGAAAATTCTTCGTGATATCCAAATGGTCCAGACTCCAACTTCCACTTTGTTGATTGCATATTTCATATGGAGGAAGTCGGATTGTCTACTAGAACATTAAATTACATTGCTATGAACCTGGAACCATCATACAATATGGACATGCAGGACAAACTACATACTCAGAATAACAAATATGCACAAAAACTAGATTCAAAAGTTACATGAGCTCATTACTGACAAACAAAAAACTGCAACAGACATGAAGCTTGCGACTTTGTGGCCATTTTCATCCCAACTGGCATTATCAAGTCACCTCTTGTTGCTAACGGGAGGTTCAACTGGATTAGCTGGACGCTTAATCAAATATGATTCATCCTCCAGAGACTTCTTTGGTGTCTGCCCTTGCTTAATTTGACTTCCCTGAAGGACAACCAGAAAATAACCAGAGGGAAGTTAAATTTTCATGTGGGGTTCAGAGCAATTAgaataaaatggaaaagaaaaaatggtgtatgtgaacaTTAACTAAAAAGAggattttcttttacatgtatatttataaaatctgGATAGAAACCAAAGCAAAAGATGGACTTGTTTTATAACCCATTTTGTGACAACagaaatatattttagtatgCATTGCATACATTCCATTTATTGGTTTATGTTCTCATGCTGCTGATCTGATAGCAGGggcatttaaaaaaagaaaaacagaaaaaaaaaataataaaaaaaaaattatttttaaacttacTGCAGGTTTTTGACCCGTCAATCTCCGATTTGATGGAGCTCGTGCCACAGATgatgcagcagcagcagcagccacTCGTATCCTAAAAGATTTATTA
This genomic interval carries:
- the LOC112492812 gene encoding small polypeptide DEVIL 14, with protein sequence MAAANAFSTRNTSKLRSWPRCSKHVREQRARLYIIWRCTVLLLCWHE
- the LOC107426019 gene encoding uncharacterized protein LOC107426019 isoform X3, coding for MGFKSVYRCLQDVFPQIDARILKAVAIEHSKDADAAVNDVITDVLPYLKRDSVTPTNSPGYQNGSVEETHPSPYSEQGCTSGVTSDKANDTNNSFCADPQLHDEAENEPQFPYVSVPGDSNSQLSGSTASEEEHTSDVNNHLSGSAPSEEKHSSDDNNQLIGSAPECDSSLLDVESSVAQLVAPFVQEQTQGVRECDVQSEFCSLLPVADCEKSQASNSSDHTSKTDYIVTEMEDIEDELSRNSIVTRSGHLCRTDILEEIIEDAKSNKEKAAEQAKEEAAKGGLDILVKVEELKQMLAQAKEANDMHAGEVYGERAILATELKELQSRLLGLSDERDKSLATLDEIHHTLEARLAAAEEVRKAAELEKLEKEESAKNALAEQEAIMKKVVQESKLLQQEAEENAKLREFLMKRGRIVDMLQGEISVICLDVSLLKEKFDERVPLSQSLSSSQTSCILASSGSSLKFTAPGLVLDHEQSSKNLDKVNLDSLINDPSPRSQLGEDKVISNDRELLEDEWDIFDKDVELDG
- the LOC107426019 gene encoding uncharacterized protein LOC107426019 isoform X2, with product MGFKSVYRCLQDVFPQIDARILKAVAIEHSKDADAAVNDVITDVLPYLKRDSVTPTNSPGYQNVEETHPSPYSEQGCTSGVTSDKANDTNNSFCADPQLHDEAENEPQFPYVSVPGDSNSQLSGSTASEEEHTSDVNNHLSGSAPSEEKHSSDDNNQLIGSAPECDSSLLDVESSVAQLVAPFVQEQTQGVRECDVQSEFCSLLPVADCEKSQASNSSDHTSKTDYIVTEMEDIEDELSRNSIVTRSGHLCRTDILEEIIEDAKSNKRSLFTAMESVINMMREVELQEKAAEQAKEEAAKGGLDILVKVEELKQMLAQAKEANDMHAGEVYGERAILATELKELQSRLLGLSDERDKSLATLDEIHHTLEARLAAAEEVRKAAELEKLEKEESAKNALAEQEAIMKKVVQESKLLQQEAEENAKLREFLMKRGRIVDMLQGEISVICLDVSLLKEKFDERVPLSQSLSSSQTSCILASSGSSLKFTAPGLVLDHEQSSKNLDKVNLDSLINDPSPRSQLGEDKVISNDRELLEDEWDIFDKDVELDG
- the LOC107426019 gene encoding uncharacterized protein LOC107426019 isoform X1, which gives rise to MGFKSVYRCLQDVFPQIDARILKAVAIEHSKDADAAVNDVITDVLPYLKRDSVTPTNSPGYQNGSVEETHPSPYSEQGCTSGVTSDKANDTNNSFCADPQLHDEAENEPQFPYVSVPGDSNSQLSGSTASEEEHTSDVNNHLSGSAPSEEKHSSDDNNQLIGSAPECDSSLLDVESSVAQLVAPFVQEQTQGVRECDVQSEFCSLLPVADCEKSQASNSSDHTSKTDYIVTEMEDIEDELSRNSIVTRSGHLCRTDILEEIIEDAKSNKRSLFTAMESVINMMREVELQEKAAEQAKEEAAKGGLDILVKVEELKQMLAQAKEANDMHAGEVYGERAILATELKELQSRLLGLSDERDKSLATLDEIHHTLEARLAAAEEVRKAAELEKLEKEESAKNALAEQEAIMKKVVQESKLLQQEAEENAKLREFLMKRGRIVDMLQGEISVICLDVSLLKEKFDERVPLSQSLSSSQTSCILASSGSSLKFTAPGLVLDHEQSSKNLDKVNLDSLINDPSPRSQLGEDKVISNDRELLEDEWDIFDKDVELDG